One part of the Sorangiineae bacterium MSr11954 genome encodes these proteins:
- a CDS encoding serine/threonine-protein kinase: protein MIERVLFAGRFVIEKEAGRGGMGIVHRAFDEVTARRVALKVLHRTEPSTLRRFAVEADALERLDHPDIVRYVAHGVAEGNVPYLALEWIEGESLRAHVTRAAQRGERLAVADVVELGQRLAGALEAAHALGIVHRDVKPSNILLVGGSPRRPKLVDFGIVRAGSVDPATTTGALLGTVGYMAPEQARGAEHLDGRADLFSLGCVLFRCLANRDAFDGPNPVSALSMLLMHKPPRLAGLRPDVPSELDDLIAGLLAKEPEKRPGSASLVKRELARIGARLLDETQTSNRHIQWSHTPNRPPKGGERPSRSSRPSMPSMPSAASAPSTSARRRPLWLGAIGVAVVVLGAGFALRPWRHTLGFARAAGDAGDTAAASAPAATSLTVLPASPSCSAEGVAFYQQGMHAVHEGRWDRAIRIFEEAAEVDPQCPQIQFRRLLTSREQSVPLPIRRERLREALRLRDGLSERDRRLLDASEILNGEDAPRREEAVRIGDELVRRYPMDAEIFFLSGGERMNLARTREDLEVALERVRRASELDPTYSDAWQTQSRILEQLGRDAEARAALEQCLAMSPGSVDCMTDRVFALRRAGQCTEAAAEARRASSWEPEEAEIYRIFAETLTATRAPKEAIEQVLLLREGRLPAEVREETALLERAQLEAWAGQFDRALATTAQLEQKLAGSAAREPHWAAAMLTADALIESGDRARGARVAEQALLRKDAWTPDKLAAVSVAPTEAWLLATALRGGRTTQAAWLEATRAWERANERELSTFERWVLSWGAKVGSPQDAAEAMAHAPAGELRGGGRHFHVEWAIGLPDVYAGRIYLQAGDAARAASVLEAGARACQGMYYPFLNVRAHLWLGMAKEKLGDKAAACRAYGVVLDRWGHATPRSITAREADERSRALGCGASHPQPEVHRDR, encoded by the coding sequence ATGATCGAGCGTGTGCTTTTCGCCGGCCGCTTCGTGATCGAGAAGGAAGCAGGTCGGGGCGGAATGGGGATCGTGCATCGCGCCTTCGACGAGGTCACGGCGCGGCGCGTGGCCCTCAAGGTCCTGCACAGGACCGAGCCATCGACCTTGCGGCGGTTCGCGGTGGAGGCCGATGCGCTGGAGCGGCTCGATCATCCGGACATCGTTCGCTATGTGGCCCACGGGGTGGCCGAGGGCAATGTGCCGTACCTCGCGCTGGAGTGGATCGAGGGCGAGAGCCTGCGGGCGCACGTGACGCGCGCGGCCCAGAGGGGCGAGCGGCTCGCGGTGGCGGACGTGGTCGAGCTCGGACAAAGGCTGGCGGGCGCGTTGGAGGCGGCCCACGCGCTGGGCATCGTCCATCGCGACGTGAAGCCGAGCAACATCCTGCTCGTGGGGGGGAGCCCGAGGCGGCCCAAGCTGGTCGACTTTGGGATCGTGCGCGCGGGTTCGGTCGATCCGGCCACCACCACGGGGGCTTTGCTCGGGACGGTGGGGTACATGGCGCCCGAGCAAGCGCGCGGCGCGGAGCACCTGGACGGGCGCGCCGATCTTTTTTCGCTGGGCTGCGTGCTCTTTCGCTGCCTCGCGAACCGCGATGCCTTCGACGGTCCCAACCCGGTGTCCGCCCTCTCGATGCTGCTGATGCACAAGCCGCCGAGGCTCGCGGGGCTGCGCCCCGACGTGCCGTCCGAGCTCGACGATCTGATCGCGGGGCTGCTCGCCAAAGAGCCGGAGAAGCGGCCGGGGTCGGCGTCGCTCGTGAAGCGGGAGCTCGCGCGCATCGGGGCGCGCCTCTTGGACGAGACGCAGACGTCGAACCGGCACATCCAATGGTCGCACACGCCGAACCGTCCGCCCAAGGGCGGGGAGCGGCCGTCCAGGTCCTCCCGGCCATCGATGCCGTCGATGCCGTCGGCCGCATCGGCGCCGTCCACCTCGGCGCGCCGTCGCCCGCTGTGGCTTGGGGCCATCGGGGTGGCGGTGGTGGTCCTCGGCGCGGGCTTCGCGCTTCGTCCTTGGCGCCATACGCTGGGTTTTGCGCGCGCGGCCGGTGATGCGGGGGACACCGCGGCGGCTTCGGCGCCGGCGGCCACGAGCTTGACGGTGCTCCCTGCGTCGCCCTCGTGCAGCGCCGAGGGGGTGGCGTTCTACCAGCAAGGGATGCACGCGGTGCACGAGGGGCGATGGGATCGCGCCATCCGCATCTTCGAGGAGGCGGCGGAGGTCGATCCGCAGTGCCCGCAGATCCAGTTCCGGCGCTTGCTCACGAGCCGGGAGCAGAGCGTGCCGCTGCCCATCCGGCGCGAGCGACTCCGGGAGGCGCTGCGGCTCCGCGATGGGCTGAGCGAGCGCGATCGGCGGCTGCTCGACGCGTCCGAGATCCTCAACGGCGAGGACGCCCCGCGGCGCGAGGAGGCGGTGCGCATCGGCGACGAGCTGGTGCGGCGCTACCCCATGGACGCGGAGATCTTCTTTCTCTCGGGCGGCGAGCGCATGAACCTCGCGCGCACCCGGGAGGATCTCGAGGTGGCGCTGGAGCGGGTGCGCCGCGCCTCGGAGCTCGATCCCACGTACTCGGATGCGTGGCAGACCCAATCGCGCATCTTGGAGCAGCTCGGGCGCGACGCCGAGGCGCGGGCGGCGCTGGAGCAATGCTTGGCCATGTCGCCCGGCTCGGTGGATTGCATGACCGACCGCGTCTTTGCGCTTCGCCGCGCGGGGCAATGCACCGAGGCCGCCGCCGAAGCGCGGCGCGCGTCGTCCTGGGAGCCGGAGGAGGCGGAGATCTACCGCATCTTCGCCGAGACATTGACCGCGACCCGCGCCCCCAAGGAAGCCATCGAGCAAGTGCTGCTGCTGCGCGAGGGGCGGCTCCCCGCCGAGGTGCGGGAAGAGACCGCGCTCCTGGAGCGCGCCCAGTTGGAAGCGTGGGCCGGTCAATTCGATCGTGCGCTGGCCACGACGGCGCAGCTCGAGCAAAAGCTCGCGGGCTCCGCCGCCCGGGAGCCGCATTGGGCCGCCGCCATGCTCACCGCCGATGCGCTCATCGAGTCGGGCGATCGCGCACGGGGCGCGCGGGTGGCCGAGCAGGCCCTCTTGCGCAAGGACGCCTGGACCCCGGACAAGCTGGCCGCCGTGTCGGTGGCGCCCACCGAGGCGTGGCTCCTCGCCACCGCGCTGCGCGGAGGGCGCACGACGCAGGCCGCGTGGCTCGAGGCGACCCGCGCATGGGAGCGCGCGAACGAGCGGGAGCTCAGCACCTTCGAGCGCTGGGTGCTCTCCTGGGGCGCCAAGGTCGGCTCGCCGCAAGACGCCGCCGAGGCCATGGCCCACGCCCCCGCGGGCGAGCTTCGCGGGGGCGGGAGGCACTTTCACGTGGAGTGGGCCATCGGCTTGCCCGACGTGTACGCCGGCCGCATCTACTTGCAGGCCGGCGATGCGGCGCGCGCCGCGTCGGTCCTCGAGGCCGGCGCGCGCGCCTGCCAGGGCATGTATTACCCGTTTCTCAATGTGCGCGCGCACCTGTGGCTGGGCATGGCCAAGGAGAAGCTGGGGGACAAGGCGGCCGCGTGCCGCGCCTACGGGGTCGTGCTCGATCGATGGGGTCACGCCACGCCGCGATCCATCACGGCGCGCGAGGCCGACGAACGCAGCCGCGCGCTGGGCTGTGGCGCGAGTCATCCCCAGCCCGAGGTGCACCGCGATCGCTAG
- a CDS encoding M36 family metallopeptidase — MRYHWVRFGALTATCAMLVGLTMCGDGASSRPGPSPSDSSANEDTARKALAETPLGYVASRHGNGKARFILGAPGALRAKLDVGQETAARLHLERHAEALGLSEAAVREAPAEAAHPLANGAMVVQFGQRVNGIEVFHTRTSVVLDETKNLVSIASNLHSVHSVKDMPFDRSAESALTTAYTAWFGATLPDGAVRDLGPRSGDIRGYAVQTPAGAPRIVEATAKRVFFPEGLELVPAYYVELTARAPRSKANQAYAYVVSANDGRVLHETSLVAHEAFTYRVWADPDAKTNHIPTDGPYADYSPHPGGIPDRKRPDFQPPIAVQMEGFNKNPQGKPDPWLGPNDTVTFGNNARAYSDRSDQHKKDDAGNSVDSGDGYDEGIDLRAEVTSPRTFDRTYDITQAPNASDDQIKAAVTQLFYVNNWLHDYWYDSGFDERSGNAQLSNYGRGGVEGDPLRVEAQDGADYGEANNANMITYADGTSPRMQMYVWTGLPNRRLELVPDTQPPTRLDDWLGAPAYGPQTFDDVQELVLAADGVAPTTDACEPITNDVAHKFVVIERSAKAGCTFYLRTSNAQAANAAGVIIINNNPAGSHEFVNPAKPDVEPNIHIPVLTTTSEDGAKLKSAMAASATPLRARMFRGVETPVDGTIDNTIVAHEWGHYLHHRLVACSGRSWPADPRISVGSCSGMSEGWADFNALFMVVREGDAIEGSAYPLGQYANVGASPNAAYFGTRRAPYSTDTAKNPFTFGHVAQGAPAPQGAPLEPGGSFMQEAHNIGEIWAQILFEGYVNLQKAGQKANPPRSFQEVKRRMANYLVAGMKAAPVDPTFTEQRDAILAGVWATGNQDDFEALAQGFAKRGLGVGAVAPPASSVTMAETRESFANKGELVFVDARIDDSLVSCDHDGVLDAGETGLLTVRVRNPGWKTLTGTKVNVRTADPNITFGSGGEVTLGAVDPYGVATATILVTSRASTTKQAILGLDITLTNAEAFAPTVTATTSQRYNFDIWPNTSATDDAESGSSVWSVIGAAGVWSRQGDATNHVLHGNDLGKPSDSSLVSPDLIVGQNDFTISFKHRYAFEASGTSYYDGGVLEISSNGGVTWSDISAYADPQYPRTLRGGNSTNPLKGRKAWSGEEKDAKTVSLNLGKALAGKTVKVRFRIGTDTDTGAAGWDIDDIAFGGITNKPFATRVDGACTLGADAGTGGGNNPPPDAGSPPAGGANPDHKVTMSDDGCSVSAAGASGSKGAAMLALLSALLPFVRLARRRLRRG; from the coding sequence ATGCGGTATCATTGGGTTCGATTTGGCGCCTTGACCGCCACGTGCGCCATGCTCGTGGGCCTCACCATGTGCGGAGACGGCGCTTCGTCCCGGCCGGGCCCCTCGCCCTCCGACTCGAGCGCCAACGAGGACACCGCGCGCAAAGCGCTGGCCGAGACCCCCCTTGGCTATGTCGCATCACGTCATGGGAATGGCAAGGCGCGATTCATCCTGGGCGCCCCGGGGGCGCTCCGCGCGAAGCTCGACGTGGGCCAGGAGACGGCGGCCCGGCTTCATCTGGAACGGCACGCGGAGGCGCTGGGCTTGAGCGAGGCTGCCGTGCGCGAGGCGCCGGCGGAGGCCGCGCATCCTCTTGCGAATGGGGCCATGGTCGTTCAGTTCGGGCAGCGGGTGAATGGGATCGAGGTGTTCCATACGCGCACCAGCGTGGTGCTCGACGAGACCAAGAACCTGGTGTCGATTGCCTCCAATTTGCATTCAGTCCACTCGGTCAAGGACATGCCCTTCGATCGATCCGCCGAGTCCGCGCTCACCACGGCCTACACGGCCTGGTTCGGGGCAACCTTGCCGGACGGCGCCGTGCGCGATCTCGGCCCGCGCTCGGGCGATATCCGCGGGTACGCGGTGCAAACCCCGGCCGGCGCGCCGCGCATCGTGGAGGCCACGGCCAAGCGCGTCTTTTTCCCCGAAGGCTTGGAGCTCGTTCCTGCGTATTACGTGGAGCTGACGGCGCGCGCGCCGCGCTCCAAGGCGAACCAGGCGTATGCGTATGTCGTTTCGGCAAATGACGGGCGCGTGCTCCACGAGACCTCCCTCGTGGCCCACGAAGCGTTCACGTACCGCGTTTGGGCCGATCCCGACGCCAAGACCAACCACATTCCCACGGACGGCCCGTATGCCGATTACTCGCCCCACCCCGGCGGAATCCCCGATCGGAAGCGCCCCGATTTTCAGCCCCCCATCGCCGTGCAAATGGAAGGGTTCAACAAGAACCCGCAAGGCAAGCCCGATCCCTGGCTGGGCCCGAACGATACGGTCACCTTCGGCAACAACGCCCGCGCCTACAGCGATCGCAGCGACCAACACAAAAAAGACGACGCCGGAAACTCCGTGGACAGCGGCGACGGGTACGACGAGGGCATCGACCTTCGCGCGGAGGTGACATCACCGCGCACATTCGACCGAACGTACGATATCACCCAAGCACCCAACGCCAGCGACGATCAAATCAAAGCTGCGGTGACGCAGCTCTTTTATGTCAACAATTGGCTTCACGATTATTGGTACGACTCCGGCTTCGACGAAAGGTCCGGCAACGCCCAGCTCTCGAACTACGGCCGCGGCGGGGTCGAAGGCGATCCGCTGCGGGTGGAGGCGCAGGACGGGGCCGACTACGGCGAAGCCAACAACGCGAACATGATCACCTATGCGGATGGAACCTCGCCCCGCATGCAAATGTACGTGTGGACCGGGTTGCCCAATCGCCGGCTGGAGCTGGTGCCGGACACCCAGCCGCCCACCCGCCTCGACGACTGGCTCGGCGCGCCGGCCTACGGTCCGCAGACCTTCGACGACGTCCAAGAGCTGGTCCTCGCCGCCGACGGCGTCGCCCCCACCACCGATGCGTGCGAGCCCATCACCAACGACGTCGCCCACAAGTTCGTGGTCATCGAGCGGAGCGCAAAGGCGGGGTGCACCTTTTATTTGCGAACGTCGAACGCGCAGGCCGCCAACGCCGCCGGTGTGATCATCATCAACAACAACCCGGCCGGATCCCATGAATTCGTCAATCCGGCCAAGCCCGACGTCGAGCCCAATATTCACATTCCGGTGCTCACCACCACCTCCGAGGATGGCGCCAAACTCAAAAGCGCCATGGCCGCCAGCGCGACCCCGCTCCGGGCCCGCATGTTTCGCGGGGTCGAGACCCCCGTCGATGGAACCATCGACAACACCATCGTGGCGCACGAGTGGGGCCACTATTTGCATCATCGCCTGGTCGCCTGCTCCGGCCGATCGTGGCCGGCCGACCCCCGGATCTCGGTGGGCTCGTGCTCCGGCATGAGCGAGGGGTGGGCCGACTTCAACGCGCTCTTCATGGTGGTTCGCGAGGGGGACGCGATCGAGGGCTCCGCCTACCCGCTCGGACAATATGCCAATGTGGGCGCATCGCCCAACGCGGCGTATTTCGGTACGCGCCGGGCGCCGTATTCGACGGACACCGCGAAGAATCCTTTTACGTTCGGGCACGTGGCCCAGGGCGCCCCCGCGCCGCAAGGCGCTCCTTTGGAGCCGGGCGGCTCGTTCATGCAGGAGGCCCACAACATCGGAGAGATCTGGGCGCAGATCCTCTTCGAGGGCTATGTCAATTTGCAGAAGGCGGGCCAGAAGGCCAATCCGCCGCGTTCGTTCCAAGAGGTGAAGCGCCGTATGGCGAACTACCTCGTGGCCGGTATGAAGGCGGCGCCCGTCGATCCCACCTTTACCGAGCAGCGCGACGCCATCCTCGCCGGGGTCTGGGCGACCGGAAACCAAGACGACTTCGAGGCGCTCGCCCAGGGATTCGCCAAGCGCGGCCTCGGCGTGGGCGCGGTGGCGCCGCCCGCGTCGTCGGTCACCATGGCCGAGACCCGGGAGAGCTTCGCCAACAAGGGCGAGCTGGTCTTCGTCGATGCGCGGATCGACGACTCGCTCGTCTCGTGCGATCACGACGGCGTCCTCGACGCCGGCGAGACGGGCTTGCTCACGGTTCGCGTGCGCAATCCCGGGTGGAAGACCCTGACCGGCACCAAGGTCAACGTGCGCACCGCGGATCCCAACATCACCTTCGGCAGCGGCGGCGAGGTGACCCTGGGCGCGGTCGACCCCTATGGTGTTGCTACGGCAACAATCCTCGTCACCAGCCGCGCATCGACGACCAAGCAGGCGATCCTAGGGCTCGACATCACCCTCACCAACGCCGAGGCCTTCGCGCCGACTGTCACCGCCACCACCAGCCAGCGCTACAACTTCGATATCTGGCCCAACACATCGGCGACGGACGACGCGGAGAGCGGGTCCTCCGTTTGGAGCGTGATCGGCGCCGCCGGGGTGTGGTCGCGCCAGGGGGACGCGACGAACCATGTGCTGCACGGCAACGATCTCGGCAAGCCCAGCGACTCCAGCTTGGTTTCGCCCGATTTGATCGTCGGGCAAAACGATTTCACGATTTCGTTCAAGCATCGCTATGCCTTCGAGGCCAGCGGCACGTCGTACTACGACGGCGGCGTGCTCGAAATTTCATCCAACGGCGGCGTCACGTGGAGCGATATCTCGGCCTACGCCGATCCGCAGTATCCGCGTACGCTGCGCGGCGGCAACTCGACCAACCCGCTCAAAGGTCGAAAGGCATGGTCGGGCGAGGAGAAGGACGCCAAGACCGTCTCCCTCAACCTCGGCAAGGCACTGGCCGGCAAGACCGTCAAGGTGCGATTCCGCATCGGCACCGACACCGACACCGGGGCAGCCGGTTGGGACATCGACGATATCGCGTTTGGCGGCATCACGAACAAGCCGTTCGCGACGCGCGTGGACGGCGCCTGCACCTTGGGCGCCGACGCGGGGACCGGCGGCGGCAACAATCCGCCTCCGGACGCGGGCTCACCGCCGGCGGGCGGCGCCAATCCCGACCACAAGGTGACCATGAGCGATGACGGCTGCTCGGTGTCGGCCGCTGGCGCGTCCGGCTCGAAGGGCGCGGCCATGCTGGCGCTTTTGAGCGCGCTCCTTCCCTTCGTGCGTTTGGCGCGGCGCCGGCTACGGCGTGGGTAG